One Chitinivibrionales bacterium genomic window, CGTTCAAGGTCAACATGGTTTTCAAGGAGGGCGACAACGCGTCGGAGCTTTTCGAACTGCGGTAGGTGCGGCAAGGATTAAAAAACCGGGTCGGACTTCGAATCCCTCCATTCCAGTTATTCCCCATACATCTGAATACTCTGACCTCCTAAAATGGAGGGCATTCTACAAGATTAAGCACATTGCACGATAATTCCCGAGAACAACCAAATCGAACTTGCGTGATCTTATTTCATTTTTTCAATTTTGTCATTCAGCTCCCGTAGTTTCTCTTTTATCTCCTCGATGTCGCGTGCTTCGATATCCTGCGAAGGGCCTATGAACAACCCGGCCATAAAGGCGGTGAAGGTGCTGAACAGCCCCATGCCCGAAATCAATAAAAATATCGAGAGGATCTTCCCGAGTGGCGTGACCGGGTAGGCGTCACCGGCTATGGCGCTCGAAGACATCGCCGAGAACGCCCATAAGATGGCGTCGATGGATGTTCTTATGTGGGATTGGGGGGTCGTCTCAATGTACAGTATCAGGGTGCTTGACACTATGAGCATAAGAAAGGAGGTCAATCCCGCCGTTACCAGCGTCCCGGAGGCCTTGTCTTTAAACAGGTATTGCAGCAGCATCCGGAACGATTTGAGCATCCTCAGCAGCCGGACCATCCGTACAAGCCTGCCCCACCTGGTGAACCCGATCGCCGGAATGCTGGAAATGAGATCGATCCATCCCCATTTCAGGAAGTAATTCAAGCGGTTCTTGCTGGTCACCATTTGAAAAGTGAAGTCGATGAGGAATACGGCGCACACCACAAGATCGAATGCGTCAAGCAGCTTGGATACGGCGATCGGGGGCTTGAGGACTTCTTGGACAAACACGGCCATCAGGGAATAAATCGAAAGTACCAAGACCGCGATTTGGAAGGGAGTCACCTTATTTGATTCAGGACGCCTCGCATCGCCTTTACGCTTTTGATCTGGAATGTTCTGGAGATTTTTCTTATCTTCGTATTCCATCATGCCATACCCAATTTGCTAGAGATGGTATTTTTTAAAGGTTGTGACCAGGAATATTTGCAATCAAATTAATAACTACATTCCTGTTTGTTTAGTGTGATAAAACGATTTTAAAACGTTTACCACTTGGTCGGCGGTTCGAATGTCTTACGTTTTTAACTCATTAATAATATATCCTTCACAACGTAATACCTTAAAATAATTTTTGAAATGGTTTAATGACGTCTGACGGCACTTGGCTCGTGGCTCATTTCCTGAATACCCTGAAACGCATCATGCATGAAAGAAAACAAATAATTAAAAGCATGTCTTTTTAAAGATTTGACATGAGGCTTCCGGACAGGGTAATTTTTAATCCAAGCGTGAGCAATCAACACTTGCAGAATTCACAGAAGGCGGCTGGCATGCGCTTGCGAAACTTTTCTTTAATAGGCTCTCTGGCTCTTAGTATGTGTCTCCTCCAAGGCTGCACCTCTCCCACCACCTTCCGGAGTCAAGAACGAATCTCGCAGGAATATCTTTTTGCCGCCGAGTTTCTTTATACTTTTTTCATTTTTCCGGATAGTCTCCCCAAGGACACCTTTGGTTTCAGTTCTCCCGAGGCACTCTATAGCTCCGTCAAGGAACGGTGGACCTTGTATTTTCCGCCGGACAGCGCAAAAATGTTTCTGAACGACCTGACGACTCAAACGGTAGGCATGGGAATCATGCTGGACTCCGTGTCAAAAGGGTATTTGATAAAACAGGTTTTTTCCAATTCTCCCGCCCAACGCGCTGGCCTTATAAAGGGGGACATCATTGATTCGATCAACGGGGTTTCAGTTGCAGGGGCAAGCTACGATAGTTTCACCACTATCGCCGAAGGCAACGCCGGGGACATCAGAAAACTCGACCTTCTGCGGAATGGCGGAGAAGTGAAGATCACGTTGGTTCTCGGAGCGTATTTTGCCCCGTCTGTATTCACGGATTCTCTGGATTCGACCACGGCCTACATCTATCTGTCGTTTTTCTCCTCTGAAACGGATTTGCCCGGCGGGACCGCGGAGGAAATGGACAGTGCGCTTGCCGCAACGGCATGGGCTCCGTACACGGTGCTTGATCTGGAAGGGAATCCCGGCGGCGATATGGACCAATGTGTCGGCGTGTGCGGAGAGTTTGTTCCAAACGGAACTAAGATCATAAAGATCCACGAACAATTGCTTGACACAATATCGTGGACCGTATCCACGGTCGACACCTTTCTTGTGTCGTCGCTTCCGGACCATGCGCTTCAAAGGAAATTTGTCGTGCTTGTCGACAGCAACACCGCGAGCGCGGCGGAGATTTTCACTTCGTGCATCATGAGCAACAGACCGGATATCAAGACCGTGGGCACGCGGACTTTCGGAAAAGCCAGGGGGCAAGTGCTGAATATAACGCCGGATTCGGCGCTTGTTAAAGTGACGTTCGCGCTGTTTACGCCGATACTCGGCCCCCAATATGACCTCGTTGGGATCGTTCCTGCCATCACCATACCTTCCGATTCGAGCGCGATCACAGTCGCAGAGGCGCTCATCTCCCAAAGTGAAGGGACTGCGCTGGCGAAACGTCCCGCGGTTTCAAGGACAATCGCGGCTGATCGGATAATTGCCTTGCGTCAAGAGTTCAATCACAGAAGGACGGAGCCGCTTGCATACAAGAAGATGCGGGTGTCCCCACAAACCCGTTCAGGTTATTACAAGCACTAAAGTCGCGGTGCTTTCAAAGCCGAAGAAATCGATTTCGTCCACATCCCGAAAGAACGATACTAAAAGAAAAGGCTTAATTTTAAATCTTACCGAAATCTTACTTGACTTGACTCCCGGCATTTTTTATTTGAATACCTTAAAATGGTGCGGGAGTCAGCAGCCTCTGCGAGTAGAACCGCCGCCTCCCGGTGCGTTGCACATGTAGGGCATGCACAGACGCGTGAGCATATTTTACCGCGATTTTTTCCATCAATTCAAGCCTCATGCAATTGGCCCTGCGTTGCTGAAAAACCAATTCCTTGTCCATTTAAAAATTTGCACAGGGGGTGACCGGACTGTTATTTCGTCAACATAAAAATGTAATAATCAATATTGCTTTAAGGAAATAAAATCCATGTGTTAATGTTGTATTTGTCAATGCGTCAAATGACCACCATTCATCCAAGGGAGACCGTTTTATGCGTTTTTCATCAGTTTGTTTCTGTGTTGCGTCCGCTTTTTTGATATTGACAAACACGGTTTCAGCCTCTGTCACGATAGCCCCGAACGACAGCGCCATCCAGTATTTCGGCCGCTTTGACATGGCCAATCCGCTTCAGCCGCGCTGCGAGTGGACCGGGTCGCATATCAAGGTCGCCTTCACCGGAACGTCCGTGGCCGCAACGGTCGTGAGCAACGGCAAGGTCTATCTCGACATCATCATCGATTCCGTGGTGGTGAAGGTCGATTCGGTCACCGCCGTCGAGCGCAGCCTCGTGTGCGCAACAGGGCTGGCAAACACAACCCACCGGCTTGTCCTGTATGTCCGTTCGGAGGACGGCGTTCTCACCTTTAAAGGCCTGACGCTTGACAATAGCGCGACCGCGGCCAGCCCGGGCCCGTGTCCTGCGCGCAAAATAGAGTTTATCGGCGACTCGTATACCGTCGGGTATGCCAACGAAGCGACCAACAGCGGCGTCTGCGCCTACACGTACACCGTCGCCCCGGTCACGGACAACTACCGGTCGTGGGCACCGCGCGCAGCGCGGGCATGCAGCGCGGAATACATCGAAGTGGCGAAGTCGGGATGGGGAATGGTCCGGAACTGCTGGACGCCCGCGACATCGGATTCCACCATCGGCACGCTGTATCTGCGGACGCTGGTCAACAGCAAAACGCCGCTTTGGAATTTCGGGTCATGGAAGCCCGATCTGGTGTGCATCGGCATCGGCACGAACGATTTCACGAACTGCAATCCGGGCAGTCCCGCGACGCAGCTTGCCGATTCCGCCAATTTTGTAAACGCCTTTTGCGGCTTTCTTGACACGGTCCGCAGCCGTTACAGCGGTGTCAAGATCATGCTCAACGTTCCGACCGCCCGCGCACGGGTGGAAAATTGCGTGCGGCAGGTCGCGGCCGCGGAGCGCGCCAGCGGTAAAACGGATGTTTTTTATTCCCAATGGCAATGGGACACCGCGAGCAATTCCATGTGCTGGCACCCGAACGTGTATCAGGATTCGCTCGTGGGGACGGCCATGGCCGATTCGATCATGAAATTTATGGGATGGAACGGCACCGGCACGGCAAGTCCCGCCGCAGCGATGCGGTCGGCTTCGGCCGCGAAGTCGCTCGTCGTTCGCCGGGTGAGCGGGAACGATTTTGTCGCGGATGCCTCCGACGGTTCCGCGCTGGACGGTCCCGTGTGTCTCTACCGGCTCAACGGGGAGCAGGTGGCGGTTCTTCATGCGCAAGGCACGCGCGGCGTTCGCGCCGTTTATTGCCCGTCTGTCAAGGGTGTCGTCATCGTTGTCGCAAAAAGCAACGGCGTACGTTTTATGAGCGCCCCGCTGCCGTTGTATTAGGATTGTTTAACAGCGGACGGGCGCTTAGGGCATGCATTGCAGGCAATGGCGTTTTCCCTGGGGGATCAAGCCGTATCGGCTCATTTAAAAAGGTAACCGAAGGCTCAAAGTCGTCGTCTCACAAATGAGGTAACCAAGACTTGTTTGAAAATGGCTTTGAGTTTTCGTTCTATTGCATCTTTGAGAGAAAATGGATTCAGTTCTGTATGGATTTTGCTGAGTTGCATTTTCTTTTCTTGTGAAACATCGGGAGAATTCATTACTCGTTGAAATGGAGTCAGCGGATCATCGTAGGCTTTTCGGTAGCGGCTGCCGATACGGGTTTTGGAAAGTAATTTGACTGAAGGGCAAAAGTGGTTTTGGTAGAGAGACCACTGGTTGGCATACAGGTCATTGATAAGTGGGACGAGGGCAGGATTGTTGATGCGGTCATAGCCGAGCAGGTGGCGAGGGTGTGCCCAGTTTTTCTGTTCGACATGAGCGTTGTCGTTTTTTTTGTAGGGGCGGGAGCGAGTGAGACCAACAGGTTTTTTCCGGTCAGCGAAGTAGCGCACGAGGTGGTAGTTGAGAAATTCGGAACCATTGTCGCAGTCAAAGCCGAATAATTCAAAGGGCAGGTTATGCTCGATATCTTTGACTTGCCCTACAACGTCATCGGCGCCTTTGTTCCAGACAGCGCGACATTCGGTCCAAGCAGTATGGATATCGGTCATAATGAGGCTCCAGACGAAGTCACCTGCAAGGCTGTTGCCGCAGTGAGCGACCGTATCGGCTTCCATGAAACCGGGGCGGGTAATGTCCCAATTGTCAGTGCGGATGGGGATCTGGTTACGCAGCATTGAGCCTGGTTTGGTGCCACTGAGTCCTTTGCGGTAGCGAGCACGCAGAGGCTTAAGCACACGATCAAGGGTTGGTCTGCTGATAGCGAGCAGTTTATCATGCACCTCAGCAGCAAGGCGGCCAAAGGATTGCTCGTAGAACGGCAGCCAGAGCGGTATGGCAGCTTTCAGTCGGTAGGAGCACATGAAATCAGTGGCTCTCCAGATGCCCAGAATGGCCTTGAGAAAAACGGGGTCAGAGTAGTGGGATTTTCTGCCGCGTTTGCGCTTTCGGCACCAGAGGGATTGATGCAGAAGCCTGATGGCGTATTTGCGGTTGTAACGACAGACGGCGCAGAATTCATCGAGGATGTGCTTCTTGTCCTTGCGGGAAGCTTTTTGATAACGCTCTTGAATAGCCTGTCGATAAGCATGTTTTTCTTTGTGGCCCATAGGAGATAACCCCTTTCTGCTTGGGTTACCTTAATTATGAGCCTACGAATTAAAAACAGTATGTATCCGATAGGTATTCGGTTACATTTAATTTGAGCCTACGCGATAAACGGGCCGCATAAGAAATTAGTGGCAATTTGCAAAGTAAGGAATTTATAATTACTAAGGGACAGAGAATGTCGCGGATGAAAAAATACATCGGATTTCTTTCTGTTGCAGTGCTCGCCGCTGTGCTGGTGCTGTGCGGCTGCATGAACACGTATGTTTTCTCCAGCAGGATCGCCATCGCGGCCATGCCGTCCAGAATATTCGGCGTCGTGACCGATTTCGAGAACTACCCAAAGCTGTGTCCCGAATTCCACAAGCAGGTGAACATCGTTTCGAAGGCAAGGGAAGGCAAGGGCGTTGTTTTTGAAACCATATCGGAATTCAAAGGGTTCATCTCCAGAAGCAGGTGGGAGGCGGTGGAGTGGGAAAAAGACAAAATGCTCAGGCTTGAGAACCCCACGTACGGCACCATCATCATCCTCATCAACCAGATCGACTACAACACCAGTGAAGAAACGATGATCGTGGTGACCAAGATTCCAGACAATTATAAAAATGAGATCTTCGGAATTTACGAAAAGGAAATGAAGGCGGTGAAGGAAAAGAGCGAACAGGCGCAGTAACTGCACTGTTGGTTTTGTCGGAGTAATTTTCTGGTGGGAGAAGCATCCCCCTCGCTTCAGCCTCCTCGGCCTCCAGCCTGCGGTGTCTTCCGCTAGCCCCTCCCG contains:
- a CDS encoding ion transporter; amino-acid sequence: MTPFQIAVLVLSIYSLMAVFVQEVLKPPIAVSKLLDAFDLVVCAVFLIDFTFQMVTSKNRLNYFLKWGWIDLISSIPAIGFTRWGRLVRMVRLLRMLKSFRMLLQYLFKDKASGTLVTAGLTSFLMLIVSSTLILYIETTPQSHIRTSIDAILWAFSAMSSSAIAGDAYPVTPLGKILSIFLLISGMGLFSTFTAFMAGLFIGPSQDIEARDIEEIKEKLRELNDKIEKMK
- a CDS encoding S41 family peptidase, which codes for MCLLQGCTSPTTFRSQERISQEYLFAAEFLYTFFIFPDSLPKDTFGFSSPEALYSSVKERWTLYFPPDSAKMFLNDLTTQTVGMGIMLDSVSKGYLIKQVFSNSPAQRAGLIKGDIIDSINGVSVAGASYDSFTTIAEGNAGDIRKLDLLRNGGEVKITLVLGAYFAPSVFTDSLDSTTAYIYLSFFSSETDLPGGTAEEMDSALAATAWAPYTVLDLEGNPGGDMDQCVGVCGEFVPNGTKIIKIHEQLLDTISWTVSTVDTFLVSSLPDHALQRKFVVLVDSNTASAAEIFTSCIMSNRPDIKTVGTRTFGKARGQVLNITPDSALVKVTFALFTPILGPQYDLVGIVPAITIPSDSSAITVAEALISQSEGTALAKRPAVSRTIAADRIIALRQEFNHRRTEPLAYKKMRVSPQTRSGYYKH
- a CDS encoding GDSL-type esterase/lipase family protein, translated to MRFSSVCFCVASAFLILTNTVSASVTIAPNDSAIQYFGRFDMANPLQPRCEWTGSHIKVAFTGTSVAATVVSNGKVYLDIIIDSVVVKVDSVTAVERSLVCATGLANTTHRLVLYVRSEDGVLTFKGLTLDNSATAASPGPCPARKIEFIGDSYTVGYANEATNSGVCAYTYTVAPVTDNYRSWAPRAARACSAEYIEVAKSGWGMVRNCWTPATSDSTIGTLYLRTLVNSKTPLWNFGSWKPDLVCIGIGTNDFTNCNPGSPATQLADSANFVNAFCGFLDTVRSRYSGVKIMLNVPTARARVENCVRQVAAAERASGKTDVFYSQWQWDTASNSMCWHPNVYQDSLVGTAMADSIMKFMGWNGTGTASPAAAMRSASAAKSLVVRRVSGNDFVADASDGSALDGPVCLYRLNGEQVAVLHAQGTRGVRAVYCPSVKGVVIVVAKSNGVRFMSAPLPLY
- a CDS encoding ISNCY family transposase, giving the protein MGHKEKHAYRQAIQERYQKASRKDKKHILDEFCAVCRYNRKYAIRLLHQSLWCRKRKRGRKSHYSDPVFLKAILGIWRATDFMCSYRLKAAIPLWLPFYEQSFGRLAAEVHDKLLAISRPTLDRVLKPLRARYRKGLSGTKPGSMLRNQIPIRTDNWDITRPGFMEADTVAHCGNSLAGDFVWSLIMTDIHTAWTECRAVWNKGADDVVGQVKDIEHNLPFELFGFDCDNGSEFLNYHLVRYFADRKKPVGLTRSRPYKKNDNAHVEQKNWAHPRHLLGYDRINNPALVPLINDLYANQWSLYQNHFCPSVKLLSKTRIGSRYRKAYDDPLTPFQRVMNSPDVSQEKKMQLSKIHTELNPFSLKDAIERKLKAIFKQVLVTSFVRRRL
- a CDS encoding SRPBCC family protein, yielding MKKYIGFLSVAVLAAVLVLCGCMNTYVFSSRIAIAAMPSRIFGVVTDFENYPKLCPEFHKQVNIVSKAREGKGVVFETISEFKGFISRSRWEAVEWEKDKMLRLENPTYGTIIILINQIDYNTSEETMIVVTKIPDNYKNEIFGIYEKEMKAVKEKSEQAQ